Proteins encoded by one window of Gouania willdenowi chromosome 4, fGouWil2.1, whole genome shotgun sequence:
- the use1 gene encoding vesicle transport protein USE1: MATRLEINFIRLLSRCESLALEKRGETEWRLEKYVGALDEMLVALRKSPSKPTAEALKEYSRKVDFLKGLLEAEKLPSPTEKALANQFLAPGRTPTISNERIPATKTVHMQTKARCTGEMRNELLGTGSSNKGSSGTDLRNRSGVPLGERQSATELDAVLQHHHNLQEKLAEDMLNLARNLKNNTLAAQNIIKQDNQTLSHSMRQADMNFEKLKTESERLEQHTKKSVNWLLWIMLILVSFTFISMILFIRIFPRFR; encoded by the exons atGGCGACTCGGTTGGAGATCAATTTCATCCGTTTACTTTCCCGCTGCGAGTCTCTGGCTTTAGAGAAGCGAGGAGAGACTGAATGGAGACTGGAAAAG TACGTCGGTGCCCTGGATGAGATGTTGGTTGCTCTGAGGAAAAGCCCGAG TAAACCGACAGCAGAAGCCCTGAAGGAATACTCCAGAAAAGTGGATTTTTTAAAGGGACTTCTGGAGGCTGAGAAGCTG CCTTCACCAACAGAAAAGGCTTTAGCAAACCAGTTCCTCGCACCAGGTAGAACCCCCACCATATCCAACGAGAGGATTCCTGCCACCAAAACCGTTCACATGCAGACGAAGGCGCGCTGCACCGGGGAGATGAGGAACGAGCTGCTCGGCACG GGCTCAAGCAATAAAG GTTCATCAGGCACAGATTTGAGGAACAGAAG CGGTGTCCCCCTGGGCGAGCGTCAGTCCGCCACAGAGCTGGACGCCGTCCTACAGCATCATCACAACCTGCAGGAGAAGCTGGCCGAGGACATGCTCAACCTGGCCAGAAACCTGAAGAACAACACGCTGGCAGCTCAAAACATCATCAAACAGGACAACCAG ACTCTGAGCCACTCCATGCGTCAGGCCGACATGAACTTTGAGAAGTTGAAAACGGAGTCTGAGCGACTGGAGCAACACACAAAGAAGTCTGTCAACTGGCTGCTGTGGATCATGCTCATCCTGGTGTCCTTCACCTTCATCAGCATGATCCTCTTCATCAGGATCTTCCCCAGGTTCAGATGA